One part of the Cryptosporangium minutisporangium genome encodes these proteins:
- the ppk2 gene encoding polyphosphate kinase 2 yields MAKRTPDIDEATRAARIPKKAYEDELLRLQTELVAMQAWLRESGNRLLVLFEGRDAAGKGGTISRVSQYLNPRFARTVALPAPTERERGQWYFQRYIQHLPTAGEAVLFDRSWYNRAGVERVMGFCTEDEYRRFMHQCPLFERMLVEDGILVRKYWFSVSDAEQQRRFESRLTDPLRRWKLSPMDVESIARWEDYSRAKDEMFVHTDIPEAPWHVVESDDKRAARLNMIAHLLSSVPYEQISEPNLALPKRPKSSGYKRPPRDAQRFVPDHTASLTN; encoded by the coding sequence ATGGCCAAGCGGACGCCGGACATCGACGAGGCAACACGAGCGGCGCGGATTCCCAAGAAGGCATACGAGGACGAGCTGCTCCGCCTCCAGACCGAGCTGGTGGCGATGCAGGCCTGGCTGCGCGAGTCCGGCAACCGGCTACTCGTCCTCTTCGAAGGGCGGGACGCCGCCGGCAAGGGCGGCACGATCAGCCGGGTCAGCCAGTACCTCAATCCCCGATTCGCCCGTACCGTCGCCCTGCCCGCTCCGACCGAGCGGGAACGCGGCCAGTGGTACTTTCAGCGCTACATCCAGCACCTTCCGACCGCCGGGGAGGCCGTGCTGTTCGACCGCTCCTGGTACAACCGGGCCGGCGTCGAGCGGGTGATGGGCTTCTGCACCGAGGACGAGTACCGGCGCTTCATGCACCAGTGCCCGCTGTTCGAACGGATGCTGGTCGAGGACGGCATCCTGGTCCGCAAGTACTGGTTCTCGGTGAGCGACGCCGAGCAGCAGCGGCGGTTCGAGTCGCGGCTCACCGACCCGCTGCGCCGCTGGAAGCTCTCGCCGATGGACGTCGAGTCGATCGCCCGCTGGGAGGACTACTCCCGCGCCAAGGACGAGATGTTCGTGCACACCGACATCCCGGAGGCGCCCTGGCACGTCGTGGAGAGCGACGACAAACGCGCCGCGCGGCTGAACATGATCGCCCACCTGCTGTCGTCCGTGCCGTACGAGCAGATCAGCGAACCGAACCTCGCGCTGCCGAAGCGTCCGAAGTCCTCCGGGTACAAGCGCCCGCCGCGCGACGCCCAGCGCTTCGTCCCGGACCACACCGCGTCGCTCACGAATTAA
- a CDS encoding 2Fe-2S iron-sulfur cluster-binding protein — translation MPESPRVSFPLTVNGVTHHLTVDPRTTLLDVLREHLELTGAKKGCDHGQCGACTVLLDGRRVNSCLILAISQQSARITTIEGLGRPDDLHPVQREMLEHDGYQCGYCTPGQVCSAVGMLDEVAQGWPSAVTDGTEPELDRDEVRERMSGNLCRCGAYPNIVDAILAAAR, via the coding sequence ATGCCCGAGTCTCCCCGCGTCAGCTTCCCGCTCACCGTCAACGGCGTCACGCACCACCTGACCGTCGATCCGCGCACCACCCTGCTCGACGTGCTCCGCGAACACCTCGAGCTGACCGGCGCCAAGAAGGGCTGCGACCACGGCCAGTGCGGCGCCTGCACGGTGCTGCTCGACGGGCGGCGGGTCAACAGCTGCCTGATCCTCGCGATCTCGCAGCAGTCGGCCCGGATCACGACGATCGAGGGCCTCGGCAGGCCGGACGATCTGCACCCCGTGCAGCGGGAGATGCTGGAGCACGACGGGTACCAGTGCGGCTACTGCACGCCCGGCCAGGTGTGCTCGGCGGTCGGGATGCTCGACGAGGTCGCGCAGGGCTGGCCCAGCGCGGTCACGGACGGCACCGAACCGGAGCTCGACCGGGACGAAGTCCGGGAACGGATGAGCGGCAACCTGTGCCGCTGCGGGGCTTACCCCAACATCGTCGACGCGATCCTGGCGGCGGCCCGGTGA
- a CDS encoding TIGR03086 family metal-binding protein, whose product MYTLVTATAQPTVDVVRGLRAEHLAAPTPCSEYDVRALLNHLLFWGPSLVGAARKEAVAPPAPNEQDVDLTDGDWAKALEAHLDELAKAWSEPDAWQGTTRMGGPMKMPASMIGGMALGELVVHGWDLARATGQSPRWDDDVVQAVYEGVAATADQGREMGVYGPEVPVPADAPVLDRLLGLTGRDPRWTPEAQ is encoded by the coding sequence ATGTACACGCTGGTCACGGCGACCGCGCAGCCCACCGTCGACGTCGTCCGAGGGCTCCGCGCCGAGCACCTCGCCGCGCCGACACCCTGCAGCGAATACGACGTGCGTGCGCTGCTGAACCACCTGCTGTTCTGGGGTCCGTCGCTGGTCGGCGCGGCCCGCAAGGAGGCAGTCGCGCCGCCGGCCCCGAACGAGCAGGACGTCGACCTGACCGACGGCGACTGGGCCAAGGCGCTCGAGGCTCACCTCGACGAACTGGCGAAGGCGTGGAGCGAGCCGGACGCCTGGCAGGGCACCACCCGGATGGGCGGGCCGATGAAGATGCCCGCGTCGATGATCGGCGGGATGGCCCTGGGTGAGCTGGTCGTGCACGGGTGGGACCTGGCCCGCGCCACCGGTCAGTCGCCGCGCTGGGACGACGACGTGGTGCAGGCCGTGTACGAAGGGGTAGCGGCGACCGCGGACCAGGGCAGGGAGATGGGGGTGTACGGGCCCGAGGTGCCGGTTCCCGCCGATGCGCCGGTGCTCGATCGGCTCCTCGGCCTCACCGGCCGCGACCCCCGGTGGACGCCTGAGGCCCAGTAG
- a CDS encoding phospholipase D family protein: MPLDDWFLTADERGNPATRIDSRHPDGAAWTTGNEVRPLIHGATYFTDLLKEIDAAQADDILFFTDWRGDPDQLLGEPDRTVHSVLAEAIARGVVVKGLMWRSHLDKLQFSAEENRHLGVEVEEAGGEVLLDMRVRTGGSHHQKFVVIRHPGEPAQDIAYLGGIDLGHSRRDDADHHGDPQAQPMPEVYGPRPPWHDVQVAVRGPAVGDVDMVFRERWEDPSPLSNNPARVVRDLLSRRDISADPLPDQPPDPEPCGTQAVQILRTYPHRRRNSYPFAPDGERSIARAYLKALKRARKLIYLEDQYLWSSDVAACFAEALKTNPDLHLIAVVPSYPDQGGLSTTGENLGRNRALEKFRAVAPDRVAVYGPENRDGTPVYVHAKVCVIDDVWAVVGSDNLNRRSWTYDSELSCAVIDEERDRREPVDPAGLGDGARVYARDLRLALAAEHLELRPDELDALADPKAAFHAFKESAEALDAWHQGGKSGPRPPGRLRPYSPAKLKPLAGIWADPLYKYLLDPDGRPRKLRRADDF; encoded by the coding sequence ATGCCCCTCGACGACTGGTTCCTCACCGCGGACGAGCGCGGCAACCCGGCTACCCGGATCGACTCCCGGCACCCCGACGGCGCCGCGTGGACGACCGGGAACGAGGTTAGGCCGCTGATCCACGGCGCCACGTACTTCACCGACCTGCTGAAAGAGATCGACGCCGCCCAAGCCGACGACATCCTGTTCTTCACCGACTGGCGCGGCGACCCCGACCAACTCCTCGGCGAGCCCGACCGCACCGTCCACTCGGTGCTCGCCGAGGCCATCGCCCGCGGCGTCGTCGTCAAGGGCCTGATGTGGCGTTCCCACCTCGACAAGCTCCAGTTCAGCGCCGAGGAGAACCGCCACCTCGGCGTCGAGGTCGAGGAGGCCGGTGGCGAGGTACTGCTCGACATGCGGGTCCGCACCGGAGGCTCGCACCACCAGAAGTTCGTCGTGATCCGGCATCCCGGGGAACCGGCACAGGACATCGCCTACCTCGGTGGCATCGACCTCGGGCACAGCCGCCGGGACGACGCCGACCACCACGGTGACCCGCAGGCCCAGCCGATGCCGGAGGTCTACGGGCCGCGGCCGCCGTGGCACGACGTCCAGGTCGCGGTGCGTGGGCCGGCGGTGGGCGACGTCGACATGGTCTTCCGGGAGCGCTGGGAGGACCCGAGTCCGCTCTCCAACAACCCCGCGCGCGTCGTCCGCGACCTGCTGAGCCGCCGCGACATCAGCGCGGACCCGCTCCCCGACCAGCCGCCGGACCCCGAGCCGTGCGGCACCCAGGCCGTCCAGATCCTGCGCACGTACCCGCACCGGCGGCGCAACAGTTACCCGTTCGCGCCCGACGGCGAGCGCAGCATCGCCCGCGCCTATCTCAAGGCGCTCAAGCGCGCCCGCAAGCTGATCTACCTCGAGGATCAGTACCTCTGGTCGTCGGACGTGGCGGCGTGCTTCGCCGAAGCGCTGAAGACGAATCCCGACCTTCACCTGATCGCGGTCGTCCCGTCCTATCCCGACCAGGGCGGCCTCTCGACGACCGGCGAGAACCTCGGACGCAACCGGGCGCTGGAGAAGTTCCGGGCGGTGGCGCCGGATCGAGTCGCGGTCTACGGCCCGGAGAACCGCGACGGCACGCCGGTCTACGTCCACGCGAAGGTCTGCGTCATCGACGACGTCTGGGCCGTGGTCGGCTCGGACAACCTCAATCGCCGGTCGTGGACGTACGACTCCGAGCTGTCCTGCGCGGTGATCGACGAGGAACGTGACCGCCGTGAGCCCGTCGACCCGGCCGGGCTCGGCGACGGCGCGCGGGTCTACGCGCGTGACCTGCGGCTCGCGCTCGCCGCCGAACATCTCGAACTGCGGCCCGACGAACTGGACGCGCTGGCCGACCCGAAGGCGGCGTTCCACGCGTTCAAGGAGTCCGCCGAGGCGCTCGACGCCTGGCACCAGGGCGGCAAATCGGGGCCGCGGCCGCCCGGGCGGCTGCGGCCGTACTCGCCGGCGAAGCTGAAACCGCTGGCGGGGATATGGGCGGATCCGCTCTACAAGTACCTGCTCGACCCCGACGGTCGCCCACGGAAGCTGCGGCGCGCGGACGACTTCTGA
- a CDS encoding MarR family winged helix-turn-helix transcriptional regulator translates to MALLSGELAALLHDVSRQLRTAAHAEVNLVPLPDSERDVLRYVGRHPGIGVGVVARELRMKSSNVSAAVRNLVGRDLMVREADPNDRRIARLTLTDQAYRNLERLQRSWDTHLGAALGRLVPEDREKLESAVPALRALVRVLRDR, encoded by the coding sequence GTGGCGCTCCTCTCAGGCGAGCTCGCGGCGCTGCTCCACGACGTCTCGCGGCAGCTCCGCACGGCCGCGCACGCCGAGGTCAACCTCGTGCCGCTGCCCGACTCCGAGCGCGACGTCCTGCGCTACGTCGGCAGGCACCCCGGCATCGGTGTCGGTGTCGTCGCGCGTGAGCTGCGCATGAAGAGCAGCAACGTCAGCGCGGCGGTGCGCAACCTGGTCGGGCGGGACCTGATGGTCCGCGAAGCGGATCCGAACGATCGCCGGATCGCGCGCCTCACGCTCACCGACCAGGCCTACCGCAACCTCGAGCGCCTTCAGCGCAGCTGGGACACGCACCTCGGCGCGGCGCTCGGCCGGTTGGTGCCGGAGGATCGGGAGAAGCTAGAGAGTGCGGTGCCCGCTCTGCGCGCTCTGGTCCGGGTGCTCCGCGACCGGTAG
- a CDS encoding multidrug effflux MFS transporter gives MSSATHPSLDARTGSAEGAPAHAALPVLAVLTLALLSAIAPLATDMYLPGFPTMADELRTDASSVQLTLTTFMAGLAIGQLVIGPLSDRWGRRRPLLVGAAVCILASALCAAAPNVGALIAFRFLQGFAGAAGVVLGRAIVADTVRGASAARIFSVLMTIGGIAPVVAPLIGGALLGPVGWRGVFGVLTGAAVLMLLGSFFVLRETLPPAQRQGGGLGATLRGARTVLGNRRYVGYTLTFVFTFGALFGYISASPFVLQTVFGLSSGWFSVAFAANAVGLTLGSLTSARIVSRFGPRRLLIFGVGSLLVWTSVLAALTLTGALTTVAVLVLLWLCVTSVGFVMGNATSLAIAQTPSAAGTGSAVIGASQFALAAVVSPLVGLGGEGTAVPMAIVMVVSAAIAVLALATLTRGTASEVSAAAR, from the coding sequence ATGTCATCGGCCACCCACCCGTCCCTGGACGCGCGCACCGGCTCCGCTGAGGGCGCCCCGGCTCATGCGGCGCTTCCGGTGCTCGCGGTCCTGACGCTGGCGCTGCTCTCGGCGATCGCGCCGCTGGCGACCGACATGTACCTGCCGGGCTTCCCGACGATGGCGGACGAACTCCGCACGGACGCGTCGAGCGTGCAGCTCACGCTCACCACGTTCATGGCCGGGTTGGCGATCGGGCAGCTGGTGATCGGCCCGCTCTCCGATCGCTGGGGCCGGCGGCGTCCGCTACTCGTCGGCGCGGCGGTCTGCATCCTGGCGTCCGCGTTGTGCGCGGCAGCGCCGAACGTCGGAGCACTGATCGCATTCCGGTTCCTGCAGGGCTTCGCCGGCGCCGCCGGCGTAGTTCTCGGCCGGGCGATCGTGGCCGACACCGTCCGCGGCGCGTCCGCCGCGCGCATCTTCTCCGTGCTCATGACGATCGGCGGGATCGCGCCGGTGGTGGCGCCGCTGATCGGTGGTGCGCTGCTCGGCCCGGTCGGTTGGCGCGGCGTCTTCGGCGTCCTCACCGGAGCGGCGGTCCTGATGCTGCTCGGGTCGTTCTTCGTGCTCCGCGAGACACTGCCGCCCGCCCAGCGGCAGGGCGGCGGCCTCGGTGCGACGCTGCGCGGCGCCCGGACCGTGCTCGGCAACCGCCGATACGTCGGCTACACGCTGACGTTCGTCTTCACGTTCGGAGCGCTGTTCGGGTACATCTCCGCGTCGCCGTTCGTGCTGCAGACCGTGTTCGGCCTGTCGTCCGGCTGGTTCTCGGTAGCGTTCGCGGCGAACGCGGTGGGACTCACGCTCGGCAGCCTGACCAGCGCCCGGATCGTCAGCCGCTTCGGCCCGCGACGGTTGCTGATCTTCGGGGTGGGTTCGCTGCTCGTCTGGACGTCCGTCCTCGCGGCGTTGACGCTCACCGGCGCGCTGACCACGGTCGCGGTGCTCGTGTTGCTCTGGCTGTGCGTTACGTCGGTGGGTTTCGTGATGGGCAACGCGACGTCGCTCGCGATCGCCCAGACGCCGTCCGCGGCCGGTACCGGCTCGGCGGTGATCGGCGCGTCGCAGTTCGCCCTGGCGGCGGTCGTCTCGCCGCTGGTGGGCCTCGGCGGAGAGGGCACGGCGGTGCCGATGGCGATCGTGATGGTGGTATCCGCGGCGATCGCGGTGCTAGCGCTGGCGACCCTGACCCGCGGCACAGCGTCCGAGGTGTCCGCCGCTGCGCGGTGA
- a CDS encoding D-glycerate dehydrogenase has protein sequence MASRIVVTQPVHAEGLDRLRAAGHDVVVLDSPRGLTAEEVRAATDGADALLSQLSDRITAEVFEETSLRIVATIATGYDNIDVRAASEADVVVTHTPDVLTDATADLAMTLMLAVARHIPESDATVRSGSTGPFRLLHEPMGIDISGATLGIVGLGRIGEAVAQRAHFGFGMTIRYTARSAHPAAEERFAAERLPLEQLLAESDVVSLHAPLTDETRHLINRETLALMRPGAILVNTGRGGLVSEVDLAAALRAGRIAGAGLDVFENEPDVHPDLLACGPRVVLTPHVGSATAKTRAAMTAMAVDNILAVLAGDPPPNPVPA, from the coding sequence ATGGCCTCGCGCATCGTCGTCACCCAACCCGTCCACGCCGAAGGGCTCGACCGGCTCCGAGCCGCCGGGCACGACGTCGTCGTGCTCGACTCCCCACGGGGGCTCACCGCCGAGGAGGTCCGAGCCGCGACCGACGGCGCCGACGCGTTGCTGAGCCAGCTCAGCGACCGGATCACCGCCGAGGTGTTCGAGGAGACGTCGCTGAGGATCGTCGCCACGATCGCGACCGGCTACGACAACATCGACGTCCGGGCGGCGTCCGAGGCCGACGTCGTCGTCACCCACACGCCGGACGTCCTCACCGACGCGACGGCTGACCTCGCGATGACGCTGATGCTCGCGGTCGCCCGGCACATCCCCGAATCCGACGCGACCGTCCGCTCGGGCAGCACCGGGCCGTTCCGGCTGCTGCACGAACCGATGGGCATCGACATCTCCGGCGCGACGCTCGGCATCGTCGGGCTGGGGCGAATCGGCGAGGCGGTCGCGCAGCGCGCCCACTTCGGATTCGGGATGACGATCCGCTACACCGCCCGCAGCGCGCACCCGGCCGCTGAGGAGCGGTTCGCCGCCGAGCGGCTCCCGCTCGAGCAACTGCTCGCCGAATCCGACGTCGTGAGCCTGCACGCTCCACTGACCGACGAGACGCGGCACCTGATCAACCGGGAGACGCTGGCCCTGATGCGCCCGGGCGCGATCCTCGTCAACACCGGCCGGGGCGGGCTGGTGAGCGAGGTCGACCTGGCGGCGGCGCTGCGAGCCGGGCGGATCGCGGGCGCGGGGCTGGACGTGTTCGAGAACGAGCCCGACGTCCATCCGGACCTGCTCGCGTGCGGTCCGCGCGTCGTGCTGACACCGCACGTGGGAAGCGCGACCGCGAAGACCCGCGCGGCCATGACGGCGATGGCGGTCGACAACATCCTCGCGGTGCTGGCCGGCGACCCACCCCCGAACCCCGTCCCCGCGTGA
- a CDS encoding MarR family winged helix-turn-helix transcriptional regulator: MASQEACARLLDQLPAIGEIKRQFHRVVPPVGSKNVGAAGAIPTLAILATAGEQRASDLAERLRVDLSVISRQVTALIEAGLVARATDPSDRRVHRLAITDAGLETLRQHREQMVELISRGLDDWSDADVVAFAQLLRRFADSVAGAVTTPRPTPVAV; the protein is encoded by the coding sequence ATGGCGTCGCAGGAGGCCTGTGCCCGGCTGCTCGACCAACTCCCCGCGATCGGCGAGATCAAGCGTCAGTTCCATCGGGTGGTGCCGCCGGTCGGTAGCAAGAACGTCGGCGCGGCCGGTGCCATCCCCACGCTCGCGATCCTGGCCACGGCGGGGGAGCAGCGCGCCAGCGATCTGGCCGAGCGTCTGCGGGTCGACCTGTCGGTGATCAGTCGGCAGGTCACAGCCCTGATCGAAGCCGGTTTGGTGGCGCGAGCGACCGACCCGTCCGACCGGCGGGTGCACCGCCTCGCGATCACCGACGCCGGTCTGGAGACGCTGCGTCAGCACCGGGAGCAGATGGTCGAGCTGATCTCACGCGGCCTGGACGACTGGTCCGACGCGGACGTGGTGGCGTTCGCGCAGCTCCTGCGCCGGTTCGCCGACTCGGTAGCGGGCGCGGTCACGACGCCCCGCCCCACGCCGGTCGCGGTCTGA
- a CDS encoding flavoprotein has protein sequence MSEYLALVACGAPLAARVHDVAAAMKAQGWRVRVVATAAATNWVDADAVERVTGEAPLVEQRRPGEPKRFPTPGHVVVCPATFNSVNKLATGLMDNYAAGLVCEALASRTPLTLVPMVSDALWGHPAWAGHLTTLQRTGVTFVDVRSGRAGEPEPVDAGTGDDLAAVFDPSWLAEVVGRPGSYPG, from the coding sequence GTGAGTGAGTACCTGGCGCTGGTCGCGTGTGGCGCACCGCTGGCCGCGCGCGTCCACGACGTGGCGGCCGCGATGAAGGCCCAGGGCTGGCGCGTCCGCGTCGTGGCGACCGCTGCGGCCACGAACTGGGTGGACGCCGATGCGGTGGAACGGGTCACCGGCGAAGCGCCCCTGGTCGAGCAGCGGCGTCCTGGCGAGCCGAAACGCTTTCCGACGCCGGGGCACGTCGTCGTCTGCCCGGCGACGTTCAACTCGGTCAACAAGCTCGCCACCGGATTGATGGACAACTACGCCGCCGGCCTGGTCTGCGAGGCGCTGGCCAGCCGCACCCCGTTGACGCTCGTCCCGATGGTGAGCGACGCGCTGTGGGGCCACCCGGCGTGGGCCGGTCACCTGACGACGCTGCAGCGCACCGGCGTCACGTTCGTCGACGTCCGCTCCGGTCGAGCGGGTGAACCAGAGCCGGTGGACGCCGGTACCGGCGACGACCTCGCCGCGGTTTTCGACCCGTCCTGGCTCGCCGAAGTCGTCGGCCGCCCGGGGAGCTACCCGGGGTAG
- a CDS encoding helix-turn-helix domain-containing protein: MDARGLRGRWSDFQRHWFEEPSADLAPFVQHYWAVHWDLRDQAPYRQLLPPGVNVHLSFVDDEPGTVRGPMRSYSHRTLEGTGRVFGVAFRPGRFRPFLAGPVSELADRAVPASVVFRRELRLSSEETLVDEVERFLRADLPPDDPAADAARAAVELIAAEPSLTRVDLLADRLGVGIRQLQRLFVEYVGVGPKWCIRRSRIAEATSRLAAGEAVDWARLAAELGYADQAHFSRDFTAILGEPPTRYAQRYPG; this comes from the coding sequence ATGGACGCGCGGGGGCTGCGTGGCCGGTGGTCGGACTTCCAGCGGCACTGGTTCGAGGAGCCGTCGGCGGACCTCGCGCCGTTCGTCCAGCACTACTGGGCGGTCCACTGGGACCTCCGAGACCAGGCTCCCTACCGGCAGCTCCTCCCGCCGGGCGTCAACGTGCACCTGTCTTTCGTCGACGACGAGCCGGGCACGGTGCGCGGGCCGATGCGCTCGTACTCCCATCGGACGCTGGAGGGCACCGGCCGGGTGTTCGGCGTGGCGTTCCGGCCCGGGCGCTTCCGGCCGTTTCTCGCCGGCCCGGTGTCCGAGCTCGCCGACCGGGCGGTGCCCGCGTCCGTGGTCTTCCGCCGCGAGCTGCGGCTCTCCTCGGAAGAAACACTGGTGGACGAGGTGGAGCGGTTCCTCCGGGCTGATCTCCCGCCCGACGACCCGGCGGCGGATGCGGCTCGTGCCGCGGTCGAGCTGATCGCGGCGGAGCCGTCGCTGACCCGCGTGGATCTCCTCGCCGACCGGCTCGGCGTCGGCATCCGGCAGTTGCAGCGGCTGTTCGTCGAGTACGTCGGGGTGGGGCCGAAGTGGTGCATCCGCCGGTCCCGGATCGCCGAGGCGACGTCGCGGCTGGCCGCCGGGGAGGCGGTCGACTGGGCGCGGCTGGCGGCGGAGCTGGGCTACGCCGACCAGGCGCACTTCAGCCGGGACTTCACCGCGATCCTCGGCGAGCCGCCGACCCGCTACGCGCAGCGCTACCCCGGGTAG
- a CDS encoding DUF4203 domain-containing protein, translated as MDSAGLVVLALGLLLCFAGVRSINLAILACGFAVGWLLTEPFDASVWTALIIALAAAIGVWVVAHLVFRVALFFVGGLAGAVIGAKLFGLLQPSGGSVVLAVLFVAASGFIGGILTQRFRQSALAVACALGGAGLVLSGLARIDPDVFGFLRAPDATWEVTLATALWLGLALLGWVVQRQQLRGRRARVLAD; from the coding sequence GTGGACAGCGCCGGACTCGTCGTGCTCGCCCTCGGCCTGCTGCTCTGCTTCGCCGGCGTGAGGTCGATCAACCTGGCGATCCTGGCCTGCGGATTCGCCGTCGGGTGGCTGCTGACCGAACCGTTCGACGCGTCCGTCTGGACGGCGTTGATCATCGCGCTAGCCGCGGCCATCGGCGTCTGGGTGGTCGCACACCTCGTCTTCCGGGTCGCCCTGTTCTTCGTCGGCGGACTCGCTGGTGCGGTGATCGGGGCCAAGCTCTTCGGGCTTCTTCAGCCGAGCGGGGGCAGCGTGGTGCTGGCCGTGCTGTTCGTCGCGGCCAGCGGCTTCATCGGGGGGATCCTCACCCAGCGGTTCCGGCAGAGCGCGCTCGCCGTCGCTTGTGCGCTCGGCGGCGCCGGGCTGGTGCTGAGCGGCCTCGCCCGCATCGACCCGGACGTCTTCGGGTTCCTACGCGCCCCGGACGCGACGTGGGAGGTGACGCTCGCGACGGCGCTGTGGCTCGGCCTCGCCCTACTGGGGTGGGTGGTCCAGCGGCAGCAGCTCCGTGGACGGCGAGCCCGGGTTCTGGCCGACTGA
- a CDS encoding xanthine dehydrogenase family protein subunit M, which yields MKTFEYRAVTEIDEAVSTGGTFLAGGTNLVDLMKLGVATPDTLVDINQLPLHDVVRRPDGGLRIGSCVRNSELAAHPVVRRHYPLLSQALLAGASGQLRNMATTGGNLLQRTRCRYFMDPTKNCNKRTPGSGCPAREGDHRNLAILGASEHCVATHPSDMAVALVALEAVVRVSGPDGERTIPIDQLHRLPGDEPQRDTVLADGELITAVDLPPLPDNYPSAYRKARDRASYAFAVGSVAAAVKVWSDGTVDDVRLAFGAIAHKPWRARRAEEELRGRPATREEFLAAADAELAAAEPLRDNAFKVTLIRNLVAATLTQLVQGGPR from the coding sequence GTGAAGACGTTCGAGTACCGCGCCGTCACGGAGATCGACGAAGCTGTCTCGACCGGCGGCACCTTCCTCGCCGGCGGCACGAACCTCGTCGACCTGATGAAGCTCGGGGTCGCCACCCCCGACACGCTCGTCGACATCAACCAGCTGCCGCTGCACGACGTCGTCCGGCGGCCGGACGGCGGCTTGCGGATCGGCTCGTGTGTCCGCAACAGCGAGCTGGCCGCGCACCCGGTCGTCCGGCGGCACTACCCGCTGCTCAGCCAGGCGCTGCTCGCCGGTGCGTCCGGCCAGCTGCGGAACATGGCCACGACCGGCGGGAACCTGCTCCAGCGGACCCGCTGCCGGTACTTCATGGACCCGACGAAGAACTGCAACAAGCGGACGCCGGGCAGCGGCTGTCCGGCGCGCGAGGGTGACCACCGCAACCTCGCGATCCTCGGCGCCTCGGAGCACTGCGTCGCCACGCACCCCTCCGACATGGCGGTCGCGCTGGTCGCCCTGGAAGCCGTCGTCCGGGTATCCGGTCCGGACGGCGAGCGCACGATCCCGATCGACCAGCTGCACCGGCTGCCCGGCGACGAGCCGCAGCGCGACACCGTCCTGGCGGACGGCGAGCTGATCACCGCGGTGGACCTCCCACCGCTGCCCGACAACTACCCCAGCGCCTATCGCAAGGCCCGCGACCGCGCGTCCTACGCATTCGCGGTCGGTTCGGTGGCCGCAGCCGTGAAGGTCTGGTCGGACGGCACCGTGGACGACGTCCGGCTCGCGTTCGGCGCGATCGCGCACAAGCCGTGGCGGGCACGCCGAGCCGAGGAGGAGCTGCGCGGGCGCCCGGCCACCCGGGAGGAATTCCTGGCTGCGGCCGACGCCGAGCTGGCCGCGGCCGAGCCGCTCCGAGACAACGCGTTCAAGGTGACGCTGATCCGCAACCTGGTCGCCGCCACGCTGACGCAGCTCGTCCAGGGAGGCCCGCGATGA